The Methanolobus sp. WCC4 genome includes the window GTCTAGAGACTTAATCAGCATTGGAATCACCACAATTGAAATATCCACGAATATCATCCAATATACGAGAAACCCTAGCAAGTTCATCTATACGTCTACGGAGATCCCCGGCACGTTCGAAATCACCGTCTTCACATGCAACAATTAATAGAAACAACAATCTTTTCCTTTCACGACCAACAGACTGCAGAACACTATTATAATCATCTAGAGTTACACTATCAAAGATAGAATCCGTTAGAGGAGAACCATCATAAACTATAGCAGATTCAGAATCATAATCACATTCCATGATAACCACCTAAAAGATATTCTGTTCCATGACGAGACATATTGTTCGAAGATTGCTGAAGGTTGCCAGCAGACCTATCATCATTACGGAGTTCTTTGTGAATCGCCAGTATCCAGGATAGTTCCTACACATCCGATAAACGATGTAGAACAATACCATGAACAGTGCTTTCAGGAATACCAATGCGATATACCCGAAATGGTCGAAGATGCAGCAAAGGACCGGATTGCCTTCATAGAACATACCTGTCCACAGGGCAGTGATTGTGGTTGCAGTATCACCGTAAATGAATAATACAAATATGAACCATATCTCACTGAGGAAATCACTGTTTTTGATTTGTGCCAGCAGGTACATCTTCACCACCATTACCGAATATCATTTTTTTGAACTCTTCCACTGCTTCAAGACCTAGGTCCCTCTTCTCACGGTGTCGGGGAGGTATTTCACCAAGCTCTACGAGATGATTAGTGTAGAATTCCACAGACCTGATTATTGCATCAGTACCGGTTATGTTCTTAGATACAGCTATCCTGTCAATATCCTCGTGTGTGCCGTCTGGAAGACGGACATGTTTTCTATCATTCGCCATCGTCAGACCACCCATCGAAATTTTCATCATATTTTGGATTATTAACTTGCTTAATTACCGGAGCAACTGACTCAATGCGCTTCAAAGATTCAACGGCAACATCGATCTTATTGTGCAGGCTGTTAAAACCGGCATGAGAGTGTACAAGGTCAACCATACGATTGAATCCGTTCTGATACGAATTCGAGAGTACTGTGTAATACTCGACCTGGGCAGAATTTATGGCAGACTCCTTATCAAGACCATTTTTAAAGCAGGAACTGACCTGATCACCGAGCAGCACGAGCTTAGTACCGGGTCTGAATATCATACCGTGTGGAATTGAACGTGGTTTGAACTCTGTACGAATCAAGCGGTCCTGACCGACCTCTACTACATGGTCCTTCGGACAGACAATTGCGATATTTCCTTCATAGACCAGACCATCATGATTACAGCCGTTCCCATAGTAGATATTGAAAGAAAGAACTCCGGCATGTGTGCTGTGGGTGATGCCTGACCAGGAGAAGGTACCTTTCTCGGTCAGTAGCTGGGGTGACATCCTTCTGCAATAGTCCTCTATATCCTCTTCATCCTCATGAAAATGAAGG containing:
- a CDS encoding DUF5658 family protein translates to MVVKMYLLAQIKNSDFLSEIWFIFVLFIYGDTATTITALWTGMFYEGNPVLCCIFDHFGYIALVFLKALFMVLFYIVYRMCRNYPGYWRFTKNSVMMIGLLATFSNLRTICLVMEQNIF